A portion of the Nitrospirota bacterium genome contains these proteins:
- the leuC gene encoding 3-isopropylmalate dehydratase large subunit, with protein sequence MTITEKIFSAHAGKKKVEPGELINAKVDLILANDITAPIAIQEFKKIGAKDVFDRNRIALIPDHFAPQKDIKAAEQCKMLRDFSKEYNLGLYFEIGRMGIEHALLPEQGLVVPGDLVIGADSHTCTYGALGAFSTGVGSTDVASAMATGECWFKVPESMKFIYYGKLNKWVGGKDLILHTIGDIGVDGALYMAMEFEGEVISSLPMYGRLTMCNMAIEAGGKSGIIVPDKITKKYVKGRAKREFKLYKSDKNSKYVETREYDCSKIPLTVSCPHLPSNTKPAAELFEVAIDQVVIGSCTNGRLEDLREAAEVIKGRKVNPNVRLIVIPATQQIYKQAMKEKLLDIFIDAEAVVSTPTCGPCLGGHMGILTKGERALATTNRNFVGRMGHPESEVYLSNPAVAAASAVLGRIGTPEELGL encoded by the coding sequence ATGACTATCACGGAAAAGATATTCTCAGCACATGCAGGCAAAAAAAAGGTTGAGCCCGGAGAACTGATTAATGCAAAGGTTGATTTAATTCTTGCAAATGACATTACTGCGCCAATAGCAATACAGGAATTCAAGAAGATCGGAGCAAAGGATGTTTTTGACAGAAACCGCATCGCCCTTATCCCTGACCATTTTGCGCCGCAGAAAGATATAAAAGCTGCCGAGCAGTGCAAGATGCTCCGCGATTTCTCAAAAGAATATAATCTCGGCCTTTACTTTGAGATTGGCAGAATGGGAATTGAACATGCATTGCTTCCGGAGCAGGGGCTTGTCGTTCCCGGAGACCTCGTAATAGGCGCTGACAGCCATACGTGCACTTACGGAGCATTGGGCGCATTCTCAACAGGAGTTGGCTCAACAGATGTTGCATCCGCAATGGCAACAGGCGAGTGCTGGTTCAAGGTTCCTGAGTCAATGAAATTTATATACTACGGCAAACTCAATAAATGGGTCGGAGGAAAAGACCTTATACTTCATACGATAGGCGATATCGGAGTTGACGGAGCTTTATACATGGCAATGGAATTTGAAGGGGAAGTTATAAGCAGTCTTCCGATGTACGGAAGGCTGACAATGTGCAACATGGCTATCGAGGCTGGAGGCAAGAGCGGGATAATCGTTCCTGATAAGATTACAAAAAAATACGTAAAAGGAAGGGCAAAGAGGGAATTTAAATTATACAAATCCGATAAAAACTCAAAGTATGTTGAAACCAGAGAATACGACTGTTCAAAGATACCGCTGACAGTGTCCTGCCCTCACCTTCCGTCAAATACAAAACCAGCCGCTGAACTGTTTGAAGTTGCAATAGATCAGGTTGTCATAGGCTCATGCACAAACGGAAGGCTTGAGGATTTAAGAGAGGCTGCGGAAGTGATTAAAGGCAGAAAAGTTAATCCTAATGTAAGGCTGATAGTTATTCCTGCAACACAGCAAATATACAAACAGGCTATGAAGGAAAAGCTGCTTGATATATTCATTGATGCCGAGGCTGTTGTATCAACACCGACATGCGGGCCGTGTCTCGGCGGGCATATGGGAATACTTACAAAAGGCGAAAGAGCGCTTGCAACAACCAATAGAAACTTTGTAGGCAGGATGGGACATCCTGAAAGTGAAGTATATCTCTCAAACCCGGCAGTTGCCGCGGCATCAGCAGTTCTCGGAAGGATTGGGACTCCTGAGGAATTAGGATTATG